The Miscanthus floridulus cultivar M001 chromosome 7, ASM1932011v1, whole genome shotgun sequence genome includes a region encoding these proteins:
- the LOC136464513 gene encoding transcription termination factor MTERF2, chloroplastic-like, whose protein sequence is MLRLQKHLSLHLQDLLPVHRSASLIQLSLERALLSTAAATYSSPGHFAADDYLVSTCGLTREQAAKAAKWISHWKSSSHADTVLSFLTGPALGLSKADIRLLVAKDPRILSCSVDNTLRIRVDRFHSYGFSAAQIISFVRVAPCCFRTFNIDQKLGFWMPLLGSPDKFLRIVRRNLYLVTSDLDKVVKTNIRLLQECGLSVQECSTMCVANPRLLTGNPDTTRAILVRADEMGVPRNTFLFRQAVTAVASLGPETMASKLKMMAKILRCSDAEVARMVQRNPLVLTRSRERIQRACEFLTNVVGVDTKYIQDRPTILMYSLERRLVPRHYVMKVLLEKGLIRKDQSFYSMVTLSDNVFCSKFVHPHKDVLPSLADAYASACNGKIAT, encoded by the coding sequence atgctcCGCCTCCAAAAACATCTCTCCCTTCACCTGCAAGATCTCCTTCCCGTCCACCGCTCCGCATCCCTCATACAGCTCTCCCTCGAGCGCGCTCtcctctccaccgccgccgcgacCTACTCCTCTCCGGGCCACTTCGCCGCCGATGACTACCTCGTCTCCACCTGCGGCCTCACCCGGGAGCAAGCCGCGAAAGCCGCCAAGTGGATCTCCCACTGGAAATCGTCCTCCCACGCCGACACAGTGCTCTCCTTCCTCACCGGCCCGGCGCTCGGCCTCTCCAAGGCCGATATCAGGCTGCTCGTGGCCAAAGACCCGCGCATCCTCAGCTGCAGCGTCGACAACACCCTGCGGATCCGCGTGGACCGCTTCCACAGCTACGGCTTCTCCGCCGCGCAGATCATCAGCTTCGTCCGCGTGGCCCCCTGCTGCTTCCGCACCTTCAACATCGACCAGAAGCTCGGCTTCTGGATGCCCTTACTCGGCTCGCCCGACAAGTTCCTCCGCATCGTCAGGCGTAACTTGTACCTCGTCACCTCCGACCTCGACAAGGTGGTGAAGACCAACATCCGGCTGCTCCAGGAGTGCGGTCTATCTGTCCAGGAGTGCTCCACCATGTGCGTTGCCAACCCGAGGCTGCTCACCGGCAATCCGGACACCACCAGGGCCATCCTCGTGCGTGCTGATGAGATGGGCGTGCCCCGCAACACGTTTTTGTTCAGGCAGGCTGTGACCGCTGTGGCGAGCCTCGGCCCGGAGACCATGGCCTCTAAGCTCAAGATGATGGCCAAGATTCTCAGGTGCTCAGACGCTGAGGTTGCCAGAATGGTGCAAAGGAACCCGTTGGTGCTGACACGCTCCAGGGAGAGGATTCAGCGCGCCTGTGAGTTCCTGACCAATGTGGTTGGCGTCGATACCAAGTACATTCAGGACAGGCCCACAATCCTGATGTACAGTTTGGAACGCCGGCTGGTGCCCCGGCATTACGTGATGAAGGTGCTCCTGGAGAAAGGATTGATCCGAAAGGATCAGAGCTTCTACTCCATGGTCACGCTTAGTGATAACGTGTTCTGCTCTAAGTTTGTACATCCTCATAAGGATGTTCTTCCTAGCCTTGCCGATGCATATGCATCTGCTTGCAATGGGAAAATAGCCACCTGA